A stretch of DNA from Candidatus Gastranaerophilales bacterium:
GGTTCCTGTGCGCCATGAATTTCTATAGTGCTGTCTTTCATAATTTTTCTCCTTAACCGCCGCCAAAAAATCCGACAATTTCTATGCCGTCGTTTTCCTGTAATATCGTGCAATAATTTTCTTTGTAAATGATTTCCTTGTTTTTTTCCACTACAAACATTTTGGACTTTACATTTGCAAATTCTATTAAATCCAAAATAGTAGCGTTTTCTTTAATATTAATATTTTTACCGTTTAAGATTACATTCATTTTCGCTTATTTCGCCTTTTTTTATTATAGCTTCCACGCTGTGAGAATCACTTCCGCCTGTTTGCAATAAATTCAGCTCTTGTGCGATTTTTTCGACATCAGAAGCTTCATAAAATTTTATTATACTCCTGTGCCTGCGATAAGCATAATTTGTTTCCAATCCGTCAAGCCCGTACGTTATTAATTTTTTTACGGTGTTTTTCAAATTTAAGCTCCAGCAGCATGCAGGATGAGCCAAAACCGCTATACCGCCTGCAGCCTTAATTGCCTTTATAACAGCTTTTGCGCTCCTGTAATTGATTAATCTTATAATATCGTTTGTGGCACAAAGCTTGTTTTTTGCATAAAGCTTGATTAATTCAGGATGATTTACATCAATCCCGTAACCTAAAATATGCATGTATACATATCCGTGCCAGCAGTCAAATTCAACGCTTTTAATAATTTGAATTTCATCATCACTTTGCACCTGATTATGGGCGGCAACAACATTGTGATCTGTTATAGCAATAATTTTAAACCCTTTTTCCTTGCAGGCATCAGCGACTTGCTGCGGAGTGTTTTCACCGTCGGAACAGTCGGTGTGAATATGCAAATCCACCGTATTAAAAAAATCCTCTTTTTTTATATTTGCTAAAAAGTCTTTCATCACGCTAGCCTGCTATTTGTAAAAGGAGCATTATAACTACCCTTTGCACAAGTCCTAATACAATAAAAGCCACAATCGGGGATAAATCTATTCCTGATATAGGCGGTATAAGGTTTCTGAAAGGAGTTAAAATAGGGTCTGTAATATCCTTTAAAGTTTTGCCAAAACCGCTGTACCAGTTCATATTAGGAACCCAGGACAGTAAAATTCTGACTAAAAGAGTCCATATAAGAATTTCAAAAAACAAATTTATACCATTTATAATAATTGCTATTGACATCATAAACGTCCTCTTTTTAAAGTTTCAAAACAGTAACAATTTTTCTGCTCTTGCGGAATAACTTCAATTAAATCGAACAATACTTTCTTCAAATTGGTAATGTTTTTTTCAAATACTTCTATTACGGCGCTATGGCTAACCGGCTCTGTATCGCTTACCAAACCGGCATCATAGTCCGTAACAAGACAAATGGTAACAGGACACATGTCAAATTCTTTCACCAAATGGCTTTCAGGGTAGTTGGTCATTCCTATAACGCTCCAGCCTTGAGAAGTATAGAATTTTGATTCGGCTTTTGTGCTGAATCTCGGACCGTTAATAACAAGCATTGTACCTGTTTGATGAACAGTTACATTATTCTTTTGTGCCGCTTGAACTGCTAAATCACGAAGCTCGGGACAATAAGGGTCTGCAGCGCTAATATGTGTACATATCGGACCTTCAAAGAAAGTATCTTTTCTGCCTGAAGTCCAATTGACAAACTGGTCAACAATGACAAAATCACCCGGTGCAATTTCTTTTTGCAGGCTGCCTACCGCACAAGGCGAAATAACCCTCTTAACCCCTAAAGCTCTCATCGCCCAAACGTTAGCGCGATAGTTAATTTGATGGGGCAAAATTGTATGTTTTCTGCCGTGGCGCGGCAAAAATGCAACTTTTTTATCGCATATTGTACCTAGCATAAGACTGTCTGAGGGTGAACCGTAGGGGGTTTCTATTTGAACTTCTTTAATATCATCTAAAAATTTGTAAAATCCGCTGCCGCCAAAAATACCTATGTCAGCTTTTTCTTTAACGTCATTAAACATAGCCGCTCCTCATCAGACTAAACCGCTTAAAATATTATCACCCAAAATCAATATATTTACAATGCGTTTGACCGTTAAATTTTTTCATGATAACTTTTATCTATAGATTAAAAAGAAACAACGAGGAGTCATCATGCAAGTTATATTAAAAAAAGACGTACAATCAGTAGGCGAAACAGGTGATGTGGTAGAAGTAAAAGACGGTTATGCCCGCAACTATTTACTACCTAACAATATGGCAGAAGCTGCTACAAAAGGAGCTTTGGCTAACAGAGAGAGAAATTTGGTCCGCATCAAAGCCAAAGCTGAAAAATTACATCAGGAAGCCGTAGAAAAAGCGGAAAAAATAAACCTTCTTGAAGTGGTTACAATCGAAGCCAAAGCAGGCGAAAAAGGAAAGCTTTTCGGCGCTGTTACTACAAAGAAACTGGCTGATGTTATTGCCGAAAAATCAGGCATAGAAGTTGACAGAAAAAATATTTCTTTAGACAGACCTATTAACCAAATCGGAAGCTATGAGCTATTGATTAAATTATCTTCAAAAGTTTCTACAAAAATCGGCATTGAAGTAAAAGCCATTGAAATTATTAAAGAATCTATCATTGAAGAAGTACAAGAAACTGAAGAAAATTAATTTTTCCAATACATAAACAAAAAAGGTATAGAATTTATACCTTTTTTTGTGCCAAAATTTCGCTGTTATTTAACCTATTTGTAACGCAGGTATTTTTTTGCTACTATATTATTAGGTTCACAAGGAATTAAGATGAAGAAAAAACAAACCTATATTGTACTCGATGTTGAAACAACAGGACTTGATGTCTATAAAGAAAAAATGATTGAATTTGCCGCTGTAAAGCTGGTTGGCAATAAAATAACAGAAACATTTGAAACTTTAATAAATCCGCAGCAGCCAATAAGACACTCAAGTTTTTTGGTGCATGGTATTTCTCAAGAAGAAGTAGAAAACCAACCCGTTTATGAAGAAATCATGCCCGCGATTTTGGAATTTATAGGGGACTATCCCCTTGTCGGACATAACGTGATTTTTGACTACAGCTTTTTAAACAGAGCGACTAAAAATCTCTACGGAAAAGAACTTACAAATCATATAATAGATTCTCAGGCTATGTTTAAAGAAGTTTTCCCGGAAGAAGCCTCCCACGGGCTGGAAGCCTTAATGACAAGGATGAAGGTTATATTTTCAACAAGACACCGTGCCATGGCTGACACAATGGGACTTGCGCAGGCTTTCCCAAAACTTAAAAAACTCTATGATAAAAAATGCGCCTGGCAGCTTTCGCAATGCGAAAATGTTCCCTATCTGTTTGAAAGATACCTTAGAGTCCAAAATGCCATTCAGGTAATGCAGTCGGAACTTTTGGACTTAAAATCAATATTTAAAGTTTATTTTGAAAACGGCGGCGATGAAGTTATGTCAGTTACCGGCGAAACTTTGGTCTATAACTCTAAATCAGGTTATACTTATGACTTTGAAAAAATCAGACCCTGCCTTGATGAAATTGAATCAATTAATAAAGTCATCAAATTAAACAGCGGTTTATTAGACAGAATGGTTTTGAGTAAAAGTCTTGATGATGATGTAAAAGAAATATTACGCTCTGCAAGGACAGGATTTTCTGAAAACAAAAGCGTTAACATTGTCAAAGCCTCTAAAAACGGTAACGGGAATGGTAACGGCAACGGTAACGGCAGCCACGAAAACGATTAATGATGAGAATTACCGCAGGCAAATTCAGACAAAAACAAGTTAAAACTATTGACTCAAAAAATATAAGACCCTCTCTGTCTAAAACCAGAGAAAGTATTTTTAATATTTTACAAAACCAAACAGAAGGTACGGTTTGGCTGGATTTATTTGCAGGCAGCGGAATTATAGGGCTGGAAGCAGCTTCAAGAGGAGCACAGAAAATTATTTTCGTTGAAAAAAATCCCGGGCATTTTAAACTTTTGAAAGAAAATCTCTCTCAATTTGAATTTGAATACGAAGCTTATTTAAAAGACGCAATAAAAGCCCTTGATTATTTTAAAGAAGACCAATTTGATTTTATTTTTCTTGACCCTCCTTATAAAAGTGATTTAGCTGAAAGTGCATTAAAAATTATTGTATCAAAAAAACTCCTCAATTCGAACGGTATAATCATAATAGAATGCCCAAAGGATAAGGAGTTTGAGGATTTAACCAAGGAATTAAATCTTACAATAAGAACCCAAAAACTTTACGGCGATACAAAGCTTTATTTTATATCGATATAATAATAAACCATCTAATCCAAAGAGCGGGCGGATAATTTCACCATGCCGTCGTATTTTTTATTAATAGTATTGATTAAATCATTGGAAGTATTGAGCCAAAACCCGTTATTGGCAAGAATTTTCACGGGAGAATCTTCTTTTACCGTTATGATAAGCGGATCAGAACCTTTATATTTGATTAAGTCATCTTTAAGAGCGGCTATATCCTCAAACTTCATTGTATGCAAAAACTCAAGGTCAATAATATTTGTGTTTTCAACCATTTTAACTGAATCAACCACAATGCTTGTAGTTTTGCCTTCTTCATCATCACCCCGCTGTTGAAGTTTGCCTGCAATGATTACTTTGGCTTCTTTTTCCAAATAATCGCCGTAAAGCTCCATCTGTTTGCTGAACATTACAAACTCAACACTCCCCGTGAGGTCTTCTATCACGCCTGCTTTAAAAAGCTTACCTTTTTTCGTTGTCAGCATCCTTACACTGCTTAAAAGCCCGCATACTGTTACAGGCACAGCATCAGGAAGGTCTGAAAGCTGAGAAATTTTGTGCGTGGTTAAAAACGGCAAATGCCTTTGAATACTGGATAAAGGGTGTGAAGTTACGTAAAAACCCAAAAGTTCTTTTTCAAACATTTGAATTTCTGTATCGGTAAACTCTTCATCGCTGCCCTGCAAAGTATAATTTCCTGCTTCCTCATCCTCGCCGAATGCAGCAAAAAGCCCCATCTGTCCGCTTTCTTTACGCTGAATTTCTCTTTGTGCCGAGCTTATTACATTGTCGATGTTGTTTACAAGCTGCTTTCTGCTTTTTTCAAGTTCGCCGAAAGCGCCCGCTTTTATAAGACTTTCAAGCGTTCTTTTGTTTAAGCCGCTTACCCTGCTGCAAAAATCGTAAAAAGACTTGAACGGTTTTTCTTTTCTCTCTTTTTCAATCTCTTCAATAAAAGCCATACCAACGTTTTTGATTGAAGCAAGACCAAATCTTATATTATCTTTGTCAGGCGAAAAACTGGCATTAGAAGAATTTACATCAGGGGGAAGCACTTTAATACCGAGTTTTTGGCATTCTGCAATGTATGCCTGGGTTTTTTCCTGGTTATCACTTACGCTTGATAATAACGCGCTAAAATATTCTATGGAATAATGGGCTTTTAAATAAGCTGTTTGATAAGCCAAAAATGCATAAGCGGCGCTATGCGCCCTGTTAAAACAGTATTCGGCGAATTTTTCCATACTGTTAAATAAATCTTCCGCAACAGCTCTGTCAACTTTGTTTTGCACAGCTCCGTCAATGAAAATCGCCCTTTGTTTATCCATTTCGGATTTTTTCTTTTTACCCATAGCGCGTCTTAACAAATCAGCTTGCCCCAGCGAATAGCCGGCGAGAGATTGTACTATCTGCATAATTTGTTCCTGATAAACCATTGTGCCATAGGTATCTTTTAAAATCGGTTCCAAAAGAGGATGGGCATAGGTAACTTTTTCACGTCCGTGTTTACGGTTTACGAAAGAATCAATCATGCCTGATTCCAAAGGTCCGGGTCTGTACAGCGCCACCAGAGCGCCTATATCCTCAAATGCCG
This window harbors:
- a CDS encoding YggT family protein, which translates into the protein MMSIAIIINGINLFFEILIWTLLVRILLSWVPNMNWYSGFGKTLKDITDPILTPFRNLIPPISGIDLSPIVAFIVLGLVQRVVIMLLLQIAG
- the thiS gene encoding sulfur carrier protein ThiS, with product MNVILNGKNINIKENATILDLIEFANVKSKMFVVEKNKEIIYKENYCTILQENDGIEIVGFFGGG
- a CDS encoding S-methyl-5'-thioadenosine phosphorylase — encoded protein: MFNDVKEKADIGIFGGSGFYKFLDDIKEVQIETPYGSPSDSLMLGTICDKKVAFLPRHGRKHTILPHQINYRANVWAMRALGVKRVISPCAVGSLQKEIAPGDFVIVDQFVNWTSGRKDTFFEGPICTHISAADPYCPELRDLAVQAAQKNNVTVHQTGTMLVINGPRFSTKAESKFYTSQGWSVIGMTNYPESHLVKEFDMCPVTICLVTDYDAGLVSDTEPVSHSAVIEVFEKNITNLKKVLFDLIEVIPQEQKNCYCFETLKRGRL
- the rsmD gene encoding 16S rRNA (guanine(966)-N(2))-methyltransferase RsmD is translated as MMRITAGKFRQKQVKTIDSKNIRPSLSKTRESIFNILQNQTEGTVWLDLFAGSGIIGLEAASRGAQKIIFVEKNPGHFKLLKENLSQFEFEYEAYLKDAIKALDYFKEDQFDFIFLDPPYKSDLAESALKIIVSKKLLNSNGIIIIECPKDKEFEDLTKELNLTIRTQKLYGDTKLYFISI
- a CDS encoding PHP domain-containing protein; its protein translation is MKDFLANIKKEDFFNTVDLHIHTDCSDGENTPQQVADACKEKGFKIIAITDHNVVAAHNQVQSDDEIQIIKSVEFDCWHGYVYMHILGYGIDVNHPELIKLYAKNKLCATNDIIRLINYRSAKAVIKAIKAAGGIAVLAHPACCWSLNLKNTVKKLITYGLDGLETNYAYRRHRSIIKFYEASDVEKIAQELNLLQTGGSDSHSVEAIIKKGEISENECNLKR
- a CDS encoding 3'-5' exonuclease codes for the protein MKKKQTYIVLDVETTGLDVYKEKMIEFAAVKLVGNKITETFETLINPQQPIRHSSFLVHGISQEEVENQPVYEEIMPAILEFIGDYPLVGHNVIFDYSFLNRATKNLYGKELTNHIIDSQAMFKEVFPEEASHGLEALMTRMKVIFSTRHRAMADTMGLAQAFPKLKKLYDKKCAWQLSQCENVPYLFERYLRVQNAIQVMQSELLDLKSIFKVYFENGGDEVMSVTGETLVYNSKSGYTYDFEKIRPCLDEIESINKVIKLNSGLLDRMVLSKSLDDDVKEILRSARTGFSENKSVNIVKASKNGNGNGNGNGNGSHEND
- the rplI gene encoding 50S ribosomal protein L9, whose protein sequence is MQVILKKDVQSVGETGDVVEVKDGYARNYLLPNNMAEAATKGALANRERNLVRIKAKAEKLHQEAVEKAEKINLLEVVTIEAKAGEKGKLFGAVTTKKLADVIAEKSGIEVDRKNISLDRPINQIGSYELLIKLSSKVSTKIGIEVKAIEIIKESIIEEVQETEEN